The following DNA comes from Luteolibacter flavescens.
GGACTGTCCAGCTACCGCGACGCGATCGCTTTCGGCATCCTGATCCTGATCCTCCTTTTCAAACCTGCCGGCCTGCTCGGTCGCGCCACCATCGAGAAAGTCTGATGCCATTTTCCGGAGCAAAACGCTGGCTCTTCATCGGCATCGCCATCGCGGTGCTGGCCTCCCTTTCTTCCGGCGGGATGAATCGCTACTACCTCGGCATCACCATCGATGTCGGCATCGCGATCATCCTCGCCGTCAGCCTGAATCTCATCAACGGCCACACCGGCCAATTCAGCCTGGGCCATGCCGGCTTCATGGCGGTGGGCGGTTACTTCGCCGCCTGGCTCTCGCTGCAGATGGGGGAAAATGCCAAGATGCTGTTTCCCCTCTCGCTGCTTGCCGGTGGCATTCTCGCAGCAGTCGTGGGCCTCGTGGTCGGCATTCCCTCGCTGCGCCTGCGCGGGGACTACCTCGCCATCGTCACGCTCGGCTTCGGCGAGATCATCCGGGTGATCGCGCAGAATACGGAAGCCATCGGTGCAGCCAGCGGCCTGAAGGGCATCCCGAAATTCACGAACCTCGGATGGACCTTCGGCCTCGCCGCCGTGACGATTTACGCGATCACCTCGCTGGTGAATTCCACCTACGGCCGCGGCTTCCTCGCCGTGCATGACGACGAGATCGCAGCCGAGTCCTCGGGCATCAATACCGTGCGCTACAAGGTCACCGCTTTCGTGACCGGGGCCTTCTTCGCTGGCATCGCGGGCGGCCTCTATGCCCACCACAAGCAGTTCCTCTCGCCCACCGGCTTCGACTGGCTGAAGTCCGTGGAAATCGTGGTCATGGTCATCCTCGGTGGCATGGGCCGCACGGTCGGCGTCATCGCCGCGGCCATCCTGCTCACGGTCCTGCCGGAGCTGCTTCGCGACTTCGCCGAATACCGGATGATCGTTTACGCGCTGCTCATCATCTTCCTGATGCTGGTGCGCCCGGGCGGGCTCTTCACCCTCAACCTCAAGCGCCGTTCCTCCGCAGCATGAGCACACCGCTCCTGGAACTCGAGAACGTGACGATCAAGTTCGGCGGCCTGACTGCGGTCAGCGAGCTGACCACCACCGTCGGCGCTGGCCAACTCGTCGGACTCATCGGCCCGAATGGCGCCGGGAAGACGACGGCCTTCAACATGATCACCGGCGTGTATCAGCCGACTTCCGGCACGATCCGCTTCGACGGGAAATGCACCGCCGGGATCAAGCCGAGCAAGCTGGCGGACCGCGGCATCGCGCGCACTTTCCAGAATATCCGCCTCTTCGGCTCGATGAGCGTGCTGGACAACATCCGCGTCGCCAAGCAGCTCCACAATTCCCAGAATTTCCTCGGCTCGCTCTGGCGCGGGAAGGCCTGGAAAGAGAGCGAGGCGGAGATCGAGAAGGACGCCCTGGAGCTCCTAGAGA
Coding sequences within:
- a CDS encoding branched-chain amino acid ABC transporter permease, with protein sequence MPFSGAKRWLFIGIAIAVLASLSSGGMNRYYLGITIDVGIAIILAVSLNLINGHTGQFSLGHAGFMAVGGYFAAWLSLQMGENAKMLFPLSLLAGGILAAVVGLVVGIPSLRLRGDYLAIVTLGFGEIIRVIAQNTEAIGAASGLKGIPKFTNLGWTFGLAAVTIYAITSLVNSTYGRGFLAVHDDEIAAESSGINTVRYKVTAFVTGAFFAGIAGGLYAHHKQFLSPTGFDWLKSVEIVVMVILGGMGRTVGVIAAAILLTVLPELLRDFAEYRMIVYALLIIFLMLVRPGGLFTLNLKRRSSAA
- a CDS encoding ABC transporter ATP-binding protein; this encodes MSTPLLELENVTIKFGGLTAVSELTTTVGAGQLVGLIGPNGAGKTTAFNMITGVYQPTSGTIRFDGKCTAGIKPSKLADRGIARTFQNIRLFGSMSVLDNIRVAKQLHNSQNFLGSLWRGKAWKESEAEIEKDALELLEIFNLAKFRDEMATSLPYGDQRRLEIVRALATRPKLLLLDEPAAGMNPSEKDDLMHLIRFIKDRYQLAVLLVEHDMKVVMGICERIAVLEYGRKIAEGTPKEIQCHPKVIEAYLGAAATPIETT